From Candidatus Delongbacteria bacterium, a single genomic window includes:
- a CDS encoding DUF1016 family protein, whose translation MNLENNNFFNLVKNIKIIDSEFVASTKKAININLTLRNWFIGAYIHEYELSGSDRANYGDKLLSKLSKNLEHLSNCNKRQLYRYLRFYRFYPQIMGTVSPQFRKYLPEIIENQKVGTASPQLHLDPQKLILSLSYSHFELIVDIDDETKRAFYEIEAIRGGWSVRELKRQVNSLYYERSGLSFDKEKLSLLANKNAELDSADINIKDPFIFEFLGLKAKDVMSENHLEDELLNNIQDFLLELGHGFCFEARQKRILIGKTHNFIDLVFYHRVLKCHVLVELKLQGFTHENIGQLNTYVSWYKENVMLKSDNPPVGILLCTDKDHSFVKYALAGMDNNLFVSKYQLELPKQEEMQKFIDEKLKELR comes from the coding sequence ATGAATCTTGAAAATAATAATTTTTTTAACTTAGTTAAAAATATAAAAATAATTGATAGCGAGTTTGTTGCCAGTACGAAAAAAGCAATTAATATCAATTTAACTTTAAGAAACTGGTTTATAGGTGCTTACATTCATGAATATGAACTAAGTGGTTCAGATAGAGCAAACTATGGAGATAAGTTACTTTCAAAACTTTCTAAGAATTTAGAGCATCTAAGTAATTGCAATAAAAGGCAGCTTTATAGATATTTAAGATTTTATAGGTTTTATCCACAGATAATGGGTACAGTGTCCCCACAATTCAGAAAATATTTACCTGAAATTATAGAAAATCAGAAAGTGGGTACAGCGTCTCCACAATTACATTTAGATCCCCAAAAACTAATTTTAAGCTTATCATACAGCCATTTTGAGCTTATTGTAGATATTGATGATGAAACAAAAAGGGCTTTTTATGAAATTGAAGCTATCAGAGGTGGCTGGTCTGTCAGAGAGCTTAAAAGACAGGTTAATAGTTTATATTATGAAAGATCTGGACTTTCTTTTGATAAAGAGAAGCTTTCTTTATTAGCTAATAAAAATGCAGAGCTTGATTCTGCTGACATAAATATTAAAGATCCCTTCATATTTGAATTTTTAGGCTTAAAGGCCAAAGATGTTATGAGTGAAAACCACCTTGAGGATGAACTTCTAAATAATATCCAGGATTTTTTACTGGAACTTGGTCATGGTTTCTGCTTTGAAGCCAGACAGAAAAGAATTTTAATAGGAAAAACTCATAATTTTATTGATTTAGTATTTTATCACAGGGTATTAAAATGTCATGTACTTGTTGAGTTAAAACTTCAAGGTTTTACCCATGAAAATATTGGACAACTCAATACTTATGTAAGTTGGTATAAAGAAAATGTTATGCTGAAAAGTGATAATCCTCCTGTTGGTATTTTACTTTGTACAGATAAAGATCACTCTTTTGTTAAATATGCTCTTGCAGGAATGGATAA